One genomic segment of Xyrauchen texanus isolate HMW12.3.18 chromosome 5, RBS_HiC_50CHRs, whole genome shotgun sequence includes these proteins:
- the LOC127644201 gene encoding lectin-like, with the protein MGTAGINILLITLCFASGNALTMERVDTAGNANVTSYCRIAKPCNVDGFNDWFRVDKDCVKYFNTRLNFSEAEFSCRKKAPGGHLVSLHNKNANDDLLCIVQKLNPKNLRIWLGGYSFFQSGKFLWTDGSYWDYQIWTPGEPNNIFTSIEECVEMNWKHIGMWNDASCTVQKNYFCAFKRKRNFDE; encoded by the exons ATG GGTACAGCGGGtattaacattttgttaattaCACTCTGTTTTGCGAGTGGTAACGCCCTAACAATGGAAAGAG TTGATACAGCAGGCAATGCAAATGTAACATCATACTGTCGTATAGCTAAACCATGTAATGTGGATGGCTTTAATGATTGGTTCAGAGTGGACAAGGACTGCGTAAAGTACTTCAACACGCGTCTCAACTTCTCTGAGGCTGAG TTCAGCTGTAGAAAAAAAGCCCCTGGTGGACATCTGGTGTCATTGCATAATAAAAATGCTAATGACGATTTACTATGCATTGTGCAGAAGTTAAATCCAAAAAACCTGCGCATTTGGCTTGGGGGCTATTCATTTTTTCAG tCTGGCAAATTTCTTTGGACTGATGGTTCCTACTGGGACTATCAAATTTGGACACCTGGTGAGCCCAACAACATCTTCACTAGCATAGAGGAATGCGTGGAGATGAACTGGAAAC ACATTGGCATGTGGAATGATGCTTCTTGTACGGTCCAAAAAAACTACTTCTGTGCCTTCAAGCGTAAACGCAACTTTGATGAGTAG
- the tmem187 gene encoding transmembrane protein 187, translated as MVSRLRKTTNVFILCTLCTHLQKIPFGLLLYIGSYLFYLKLTMSAVVHVLIPIALCVTLANTDIFDKVLVDVSYDHYAEKKVDNLPAFLAMPFNCLINVGYILLGIYWLFQRLPDTATYTKDVFALMAVVYGPVQWVRLATLLRAPSVLDQWFTLPIFAWVLVWCNVIVSGWSSRYALMVESCSFLSYGLALCHDRGFEVALGSHIAFAVYKGVRAQMSHGDKMSMRYLLLAVLSCCGFVALKLLDHTLAEYWMFQNLTGHFWSKVCDILQFHYSFCFLKRLSERAHKRSL; from the coding sequence ATGGTCTCTAGATTGCGGAAGACAACCAATGTTTTCATACTTTGTACCCTCTGTACACATCTCCAAAAAATTCCATTTGGTCTTTTGCTTTACATTGGATCATATCTCTTTTATCTAAAACTGACCATGTCAGCGGTCGTCCACGTTCTGATACCCATCGCGCTTTGCGTAACGCTAGCAAACACTGACATCTTCGACAAAGTTTTGGTGGATGTCAGTTATGATCACTACGCGGAGAAAAAAGTTGACAACCTTCCTGCCTTCTTGGCCATGCCGTTCAACTGTCTTATAAACGTAGGATACATATTATTGGGTATCTACTGGCTCTTTCAACGGCTACCAGACACAGCCACCTACACCAAAGACGTTTTCGCGCTCATGGCAGTCGTGTACGGACCTGTGCAGTGGGTCCGTTTGGCCACCTTGCTGCGCGCGCCGTCTGTTTTGGACCAGTGGTTCACTTTACCTATTTTTGCGTGGGTGCTGGTGTGGTGTAACGTCATTGTCAGCGGCTGGTCGTCTCGATACGCCTTAATGGTTGAAAGCTGTTCTTTCCTCAGCTATGGACTGGCGCTCTGTCATGACCGCGGATTTGAAGTTGCGCTGGGTTCTCACATTGCCTTCGCCGTCTACAAAGGCGTCCGCGCGCAGATGAGCCACGGAGATAAGATGTCTATGCGCTACCTTTTGTTGGCCGTGCTGTCCTGTTGTGGTTTTGTGGCTTTGAAGCTCCTGGATCATACTCTTGCAGAATACTGGATGTTTCAAAATCTCACAGGTCATTTCTGGTCCAAAGTTTGTGATATTCTGCAGTTCCATTACAGTTTTTGTTTTCTCAAGCGACTCAGTGAAAGGGCACATAAACGCTCGTTATAG
- the LOC127644014 gene encoding NADH dehydrogenase [ubiquinone] iron-sulfur protein 8, mitochondrial-like, with protein MSAALRLLYTVSRPGSLLASQNLARPLSLSAHRAGIKYVNNEEEATDMKSITDRAAQTLLWTELFRGLGMTMSYLFREPATINYPFEKGPLSPRFRGEHALRRYPSGEERCIACKLCEAICPAQAITIEAEPRADGSRRTTRYDIDMTKCIYCGFCQEACPVDAIVEGPNFEFSTETHEELLYNKEKLLNNGDKWEAEIAANIQADYLYR; from the exons ATGTCTGCAGCATTACGTCTGCTCTACACCGTATCCAGGCCAG GGTCATTACTGGCCAGTCAAAATCTTGCACGTCCTCTCAGCCTATCAGCGCACAGAGCGGGGATCA agTATGTCAACAATGAGGAGGAAGCTACAGATATGAAGTCTATCACGGACCGTGCGGCTCAGACTCTTCTGTGGACAGAGCTGTTCAGAG GTTTGGGAATGACTATGAGCTATCTCTTCCGTGAGCCTGCCACAATTAACTACCCATTCGAGAAGGGCCCTCTTTCTCCCCGTTTCCGTGGTGAACATGCACTGCGCAGGTATCCCTCTGGAGAGGAGCGTTGCATTGCGTGTAAACTATGTGAGGCCATCTGCCCAGCACAG GCCATCACAATTGAGGCAGAGCCTCGTGCTGATGGCAGCAGGCGAACAACGCGCTATGACATAGACATGACCAAATGCATCTACTGTGGCTTTTGCCAGGAAGCTTGCCCTGTAGATGCCATTGTAGAG gGCCCCAACTTTGAGTTCTCCACAGAGACTCACGAGGAACTGCTGTATAATAAGGAGAAACTCCTCAACAATGGAGACAAGTGGGAGGCTGAGATTGCTGCCAACATCCAGGCTGACTATCTGTACAGATAA
- the si:dkey-9i23.6 gene encoding uncharacterized protein si:dkey-9i23.6 has translation MERQTAESDERCDPQTGISLLQAMLMKLNTDDNVHHTKKHNVQSNAHPDTVSKSVSQHFLELKGEITNKDATDSDCSVRPDGDEERPTTSETEHVNEAVEEFRGFPETIPKWEARAFLAISLSEETEGGEPKLEDRENNELDMDEDMAGATLMLNSQSEAPSKQSCEIPFQLSLSSERDDLVQTEIKDALAEEACVCPPKPSSGTSSVLTPDITSRTSRSASEPVAHKPKEERPLSAPIISYLREYKDSGGFANDMSMNNTRKINGLEDSCMEEGFGIVEHENSKMQMKGKKNKMKYLGQKLMARLKEKHNKEHTGIKSINTSEEEQSLSSMETEVEEPVSPPPVPPKKGKYVFLERTFTLKDFKLNLEPINLMEEIFIGEEWLKYLPSKATLPQKDTGEQSIPEFPDNVLHPDKDTQVYESLLTTEHDLSEDSQYNQSDTDQDNINITQLENVSKVNRHLCAIPVEPNENIFAIPKTLLTNNVNNQRTSGLVCESNNSDVINNCMGVYMISKHDFRLLDRKSQDVPLDFSTVKSFGLLDNSALKGRIRLSKKRPHRPPKRNKNVKTEKTNTKFYKIPKSFLNESTVGASSLIPFSTSPPLHSPPHLNHYQ, from the exons ATGGAAAGACAAACAGCGGAG AGTGATGAGCGGTGTGATCCGCAGACTGGTATTTCACTGCTGCAGGCTATGCTGATGAAACTGAATACAGATGATAATGTTCACCatacaaaaaaacataatgtaCAATCGAATGCACACCCAGACACAGTCAGCAAAAGTGTGTCTCAACATTTCTTGGAGTTGAAAGGAGAAATAACAAATAAAGATGCAACTGATTCAGATTGCTCTGTAAGACCTGATGGTGATGAGGAGCGGCCAACTACTTCTGAAACTGAACATGTCAATGAAGCTGTAGAAGAGTTCAGAGGCTTTCCAGAAACGATTCCTAAATGGGAGGCAAGGGCATTTCTTGCTATCTCTTTGTCTGAAGAAACAGAGGGGGGTGAACCAAAATTAGAGGACAGAGAGAATAACGAGCTTGATATGGACGAGGACATGGCTGGAGCTACATTAATGCTTAACAGTCAGAGTGAGGCACCTTCTAAACAATCATGTGAGATCCCGTTTCAACTCTCATTGTCCTCTGAAAGAGATGACTTGGTACAGACAGAGATTAAGGATGCACTAGCAGAAGAGGCTTGTGTTTGTCCCCCAAAACCAAGCAGTGGTACAAGCAGTGTTTTAACTCCTGACATTACAAGCAGGACATCAAGGTCTGCTTCTGAACCAGTAGCCCACAAACCTAAGGAAGAGAGACCACTCTCAGCTCCAATTATTTCATACCTACGGGAATATAAAGACAGTGGAGGCTTTGCAAATGACATGTCAATGAACAACACCAGGAAAATAAATGGATTGGAGGATTCATGCATGGAAGAGGGCTTTGGGATTGTGGAACATGAAAATTCCAAAATGCAAATGAAGGGAAAGAAAAACAAGATGAAGTATCTTGGTCAGAAACTGATGGCAAGACTTAAAGAAAAACATAATAAGGAGCACACTGGCATCAAGAGCATCAACACCAGTGAAGAGGAACAATCA TTGAGTTCGATGGAGACAGAAGTTGAAGAACCAGTGAGTCCACCACCAGTACCCCCGAAAAAGGGGAAATATGTTTTCTTGGAAAG AACATTTACTTTAAAAGACTTCAAACTCAACCTTGaaccaatcaatttaatggaaGAAATATTCATAGGGGAGGAATGGCTGAAATACCTACCCAGCAAAGCCACTCTACCTCAGAAAGACACTGGCGAACAATCGATTCCAGAATTTCCAGATAATGTTCTGCATCCAGATAAGGACACTCAGGTTTATGAATCTCTGCTGACAACAGAGCATGACCTATCAGAGGACAGCCAGTACAATCAGTCAGACACAGATCAAGACAATATTAATATTACTCAGCTGGAAAATGTATCAAAAGTGAACAGACACTTGTGTGCAATACCAGTGGAGCCgaatgaaaacatttttgctaTTCCCAAGACACTACTaacaaataatgtgaataatcAAAGGACATCTGGGTTAGTCTGTGAGTCCAACAATTCTGATGTCATTAATAACTGTATGGGGGTGTACATGATTTCCAAACATGACTTTCGATTATTGGACAGAAAGTCACAGGATGTTCCTCTGGACTTTTCAACAGTCAAG TCATTTGGATTGCTGGACAACTCTGCTCTCAAGGGTCGAATCCGTCTAAGCAAAAAGAGACCCCACCGACCacccaaaagaaacaaaaatg TAAAGACAGAAAAGACAAACACCAAATTCTACAAGATTCCCAAATCTTTTCTGAATGAATCCACTGTCGGGGCTTCCTCACTAATTCCTTTTTCCACGTCTCCTCCACTGCATTCACCACCGCATCTCAACCATTACCAATGA
- the si:dkey-9i23.8 gene encoding LOW QUALITY PROTEIN: uncharacterized protein si:dkey-9i23.8 (The sequence of the model RefSeq protein was modified relative to this genomic sequence to represent the inferred CDS: substituted 5 bases at 5 genomic stop codons): MSLCKGLSAVVMAVACLASXYTGTVFGTVPLVYDWISKKNQYDPAEMLCAVFXENSYFDIYILCTFSITISVQFLLIMSFXLTXAMGKTVSRFQVDLFSVNPLLVILYLFCYTTFTASELVLLGKLDLSPSHDWLISLSSVMVYLDCGLNPFLYCTNKDFXEAVLILLWNNKRLNPPELCITKYEDYEEKQINLKRNFL, encoded by the exons atgtctctgtg TAAAGGGCTGTCTGCTGTTGTCATGGCAGTGGCATGTTTGGCATCATAGTATACTGGAACTGTGTTTGGAACAGTGCCATTAGTGTATGACTGGATAAGTAAAAAAAACCA GTATGACCCAGCAGAGATGTTGTGTGCAGTGTTCTGAGAGAACAGTTACTTTGACATTTACATCCTCTGTACCTTCTCCATCACCATTTCTGTCCAATTCCTCCTCATAATGTCCTTCTGACTCACATAGGCTATGGGAAAGACTGTTTCAAGATT CCAGGTTGACCTGTTCTCCGTCAATCCACTGCTGGTGATCTTGTATCTGTTCTGCTATACAACATTCACAGCATCTGAG TTGGTTCTCCTTGGAAAGCTTGATCTGTCTCCATCCCATGACTGGCTGATATCACTTTCATCAGTAATGGTGTATTTGGACTGTGGTTTGAACCCCTTCCTCTACTGCACAAATAAAGACTTCTGAGAGGCGGTGCTCATACTGTTGTGGAACAATAAGAGATTAAACCCTCCTGAGCTTTGCATTACGAAATATGAGGATTACgaggaaaaacaaataaatctaaaAAGAAATTTTCTTTAG